A stretch of Corallococcus soli DNA encodes these proteins:
- a CDS encoding ABC transporter ATP-binding protein, whose amino-acid sequence MSLLEVKGLRRDYGGLRAVDDVSFSLEAGGILGFIGPNGAGKSTTLRILATLDVPTAGEVLLDGRSLVDAPDKARPLLGYMPDRYGTYDDVTVTEFLDFFARAYGLKGAQRRQRVDSVMEFTGLMPLAEKLTTELSKGMRQRVALGRTLLHDPQLLLLDEPADGLDPRARIELRELLRALADQGKAVIISSHILTELAEICDSCVIIEQGRLLAQGRVEDLLRTGAEASRGVELVVRLAAGTEGEAVSARAERLLLEQPRVQEVTREASALRVRLELEPDAGPMQAEAAAAALLAALVAQGLPVCAFSPRERNLEDAFMTVTKGRVA is encoded by the coding sequence ATGAGCCTGCTGGAAGTGAAGGGCCTGCGGCGCGACTACGGGGGGCTGCGCGCGGTGGACGACGTGTCCTTCTCCCTGGAGGCCGGCGGCATCCTGGGCTTCATCGGCCCCAACGGCGCGGGCAAGAGCACCACGCTGCGCATCCTGGCCACGCTGGACGTGCCCACCGCCGGCGAGGTGCTGCTGGATGGCCGGTCGCTGGTGGACGCGCCGGACAAGGCCCGGCCCCTGCTGGGCTACATGCCGGACCGCTACGGCACCTATGACGACGTCACCGTGACGGAGTTCCTGGACTTCTTCGCGCGCGCGTACGGCCTGAAGGGCGCGCAGCGGCGGCAGCGGGTGGACTCGGTGATGGAGTTCACGGGGCTGATGCCCCTGGCGGAGAAGCTCACCACGGAGCTGTCCAAGGGCATGCGCCAGCGCGTGGCCCTGGGGCGCACGCTGCTGCACGACCCCCAGTTGCTGCTGCTGGACGAGCCCGCGGACGGCCTGGACCCCCGCGCGCGCATCGAGCTGCGGGAGCTGCTGCGCGCGCTGGCGGACCAGGGCAAGGCGGTCATCATCTCCAGCCACATCCTCACGGAGCTGGCGGAGATCTGCGACTCCTGCGTCATCATCGAACAGGGGCGCCTGCTGGCCCAGGGCCGGGTGGAGGACCTGCTGCGCACGGGCGCGGAGGCCTCGCGCGGGGTGGAACTGGTGGTGCGGCTGGCGGCGGGGACGGAAGGGGAGGCGGTGAGCGCGCGCGCGGAGCGGCTGTTGTTGGAGCAGCCGCGCGTGCAGGAGGTGACCCGCGAGGCCAGCGCGCTGCGCGTGCGGCTGGAGCTGGAGCCGGACGCGGGCCCGATGCAGGCGGAGGCCGCCGCGGCGGCGCTGCTCGCGGCGCTGGTGGCGCAGGGGCTGCCGGTGTGCGCCTTCAGCCCGCGCGAGCGCAACCTGGAGGATGCCTTCATGACGGTGACGAAGGGGAGGGTGGCGTGA
- a CDS encoding AAA family ATPase, with the protein MAAELLSPAEAQGAADVASRLKAGLNQVMLDQEGVVEQVVVAVLARGHVLLEGLPGLGKTELCKALARLLALPFRRIQFTPDLLPGDITGTYVLEGEARRDFVFREGPLFASLVLADEINRSSPKTQSALLEAMQERSVTVLGQTRPLPDPFFVLATQNPIELEGTYPLPEAQLDRFLFRILVPPVGAKTLRTLLTTRVRGTPPAQEPVLDAEGLSRLFAAVDRVHLPGPVADFIGRLVEASDPRQASAPDAVRRFVRFGASPRAALALAAAGRALALLHGRPNVGFDDVVAAAPAALNHRLVLAYEASLEKVTAPDVVRELLKAIPEVPRG; encoded by the coding sequence GTGGCAGCGGAGCTTCTGAGTCCCGCCGAGGCGCAAGGCGCGGCGGACGTAGCCTCCCGGCTCAAGGCCGGGCTCAACCAGGTGATGCTCGACCAGGAGGGGGTCGTCGAGCAGGTCGTGGTGGCCGTGCTCGCCCGGGGCCACGTGCTCCTGGAGGGCCTGCCCGGCCTGGGCAAGACGGAGCTGTGCAAGGCGCTGGCGCGGCTGCTCGCGCTGCCCTTCCGCCGCATCCAGTTCACCCCCGACCTGCTGCCCGGCGACATCACCGGCACCTACGTGCTGGAGGGCGAGGCCCGCCGCGACTTCGTCTTTCGCGAGGGCCCCCTCTTCGCCAGCCTCGTGCTCGCGGATGAAATCAACCGCTCCAGCCCGAAGACGCAGTCCGCGCTGCTGGAGGCCATGCAGGAGCGCTCGGTGACGGTGCTGGGCCAGACGCGGCCCCTGCCCGACCCCTTCTTCGTGCTCGCCACCCAGAACCCCATCGAGCTGGAGGGCACCTACCCGCTGCCCGAAGCGCAGCTGGACCGCTTCCTCTTCCGCATCCTCGTGCCCCCCGTGGGCGCGAAGACGCTGCGCACGCTGCTCACCACGCGCGTGCGCGGGACACCTCCCGCGCAGGAGCCCGTCCTGGACGCGGAGGGCCTGTCCCGCCTGTTCGCCGCCGTGGACCGCGTGCACCTGCCAGGGCCGGTGGCGGACTTCATCGGCCGGCTGGTGGAGGCCTCCGACCCGCGCCAGGCCTCCGCTCCGGACGCCGTGCGCCGCTTCGTGCGCTTCGGCGCGAGCCCCCGCGCGGCGCTGGCCCTCGCCGCCGCGGGCCGTGCGCTCGCGCTCCTCCACGGCCGGCCCAACGTGGGCTTCGACGACGTGGTGGCCGCCGCGCCCGCCGCGCTCAACCACCGGCTGGTGCTGGCCTACGAGGCCTCGCTGGAGAAGGTGACCGCGCCGGACGTGGTGCGCGAGCTGCTCAAGGCCATCCCCGAGGTGCCCCGTGGCTAG
- a CDS encoding aldo/keto reductase family protein gives MNFRFLGRSGLKVSEISFGNWLTHGSQVEEDAALSCVKAALDTGITTFDTADVYAGTKAEAVLGRALKGQRREGYELFTKVYWPTGPGQNDRGLSRKHIIESIHGSLRRLQTDYVDLYQAHRYDAQTPLEETMLAFADIVRQGKALYIGVSEWTAEQITAGAKLARELHVPFISNQPQYSMLWRVIESKVVPASDAAGLGQIVWSPLAKGVLTGKYLPGQPPPADTRAANQQGASFMTNFMTDDVLTRVQQLKPLAQEAGLSLAQLSVAWVLQNKSVASAIIGATKPEQVLDNVKATGVKLDANLLRRIDAVLGPAVERDPGQTTSPERRP, from the coding sequence ATGAACTTCCGGTTCCTCGGTCGCAGCGGTCTGAAGGTCAGCGAGATTTCATTCGGCAACTGGCTCACGCACGGCTCCCAGGTGGAAGAGGACGCCGCGCTGTCCTGCGTGAAGGCGGCGCTCGACACGGGCATCACCACCTTCGACACCGCCGACGTGTACGCCGGCACCAAGGCCGAGGCCGTGCTCGGCCGCGCCCTCAAGGGCCAGCGCCGCGAAGGCTACGAGCTGTTCACCAAGGTCTACTGGCCCACCGGCCCTGGCCAGAACGACCGCGGCCTGTCGCGCAAGCACATCATCGAGTCCATCCACGGCTCGCTGCGCCGCCTCCAGACGGACTACGTGGACCTCTACCAGGCCCACCGCTACGACGCGCAGACGCCCCTGGAGGAGACGATGCTCGCCTTCGCGGACATCGTGCGCCAGGGCAAGGCCCTCTACATCGGCGTCTCCGAATGGACCGCCGAGCAGATCACCGCCGGCGCGAAGCTCGCCCGCGAGCTGCACGTCCCCTTCATCTCCAACCAGCCCCAGTACTCCATGCTGTGGCGGGTCATCGAATCCAAGGTCGTCCCCGCCTCCGACGCGGCGGGCCTGGGCCAGATTGTCTGGTCCCCGCTCGCCAAGGGCGTGCTCACCGGCAAGTACCTGCCCGGCCAGCCCCCGCCGGCCGACACCCGCGCCGCCAACCAGCAGGGCGCCAGCTTCATGACCAACTTCATGACGGACGACGTGCTCACCCGCGTCCAGCAGCTCAAGCCGCTGGCGCAGGAGGCCGGCCTGTCGCTCGCGCAGCTGTCCGTCGCCTGGGTGCTCCAGAACAAGAGCGTCGCCTCCGCCATCATCGGCGCCACGAAGCCGGAGCAGGTGCTCGACAACGTGAAGGCCACCGGCGTGAAGCTCGACGCCAACCTCCTGCGCCGCATCGACGCCGTCCTCGGCCCCGCCGTGGAGCGCGACCCCGGCCAGACCACCAGCCCCGAACGCCGGCCCTGA
- a CDS encoding MotA/TolQ/ExbB proton channel family protein encodes MTSFFLLAQAAHPELGWLSSKLLGVTLGSAEWVLWLLVILSVLSIAVMLERAVYFSRHRLPNSEALAVRLARGEFDAVSAEVKNQKGMEAAVIREALASASQGPDTVEQVIASTVARERPQYERFLSLLGTLGNNAPFIGLFGTVLGIIKAFNDLGAMSAKGGAMQQTVMAGISEALVATAVGLAVAIPAVVAFNIFSRQLKTLTSRTTSLGHALVGAMKARKPGAAGGN; translated from the coding sequence ATGACGTCCTTCTTCCTCCTGGCCCAGGCGGCCCACCCCGAACTCGGATGGTTGAGCAGCAAGCTGCTCGGGGTGACGCTGGGCAGCGCCGAGTGGGTGCTCTGGCTGCTGGTCATCCTCTCCGTGCTCTCCATCGCCGTGATGCTGGAGCGCGCCGTGTACTTCTCGCGCCACCGGCTGCCCAACTCGGAGGCGCTGGCGGTGCGGCTGGCGCGCGGCGAGTTCGACGCCGTGAGCGCCGAGGTGAAGAACCAGAAGGGCATGGAGGCCGCCGTCATCCGTGAGGCCCTGGCCTCCGCGTCGCAGGGCCCGGACACCGTGGAGCAGGTCATCGCGTCCACCGTCGCCCGCGAGCGCCCCCAGTACGAGCGCTTCCTGTCGCTCCTGGGCACCCTGGGCAACAACGCCCCCTTCATCGGCCTGTTCGGCACGGTGCTCGGCATCATCAAGGCCTTCAACGACCTGGGCGCCATGAGCGCCAAGGGCGGCGCCATGCAGCAGACGGTGATGGCGGGCATCTCCGAAGCGCTCGTCGCCACCGCCGTGGGCCTCGCGGTCGCCATCCCCGCCGTCGTCGCCTTCAACATCTTCAGCCGCCAGCTCAAGACGCTCACCAGCCGCACCACCTCCCTGGGCCACGCGCTCGTGGGCGCCATGAAGGCGCGCAAGCCGGGCGCGGCGGGGGGGAACTAG
- a CDS encoding ExbD/TolR family protein gives MAGSAGDNDEEITGINVTPLVDVVLVLLIIFMVTANFIVRETVEVDLPRAANGGETVQGLVNVVLDKEGKLYFDGAEVTEADLSRRVVEAVSKDKDTRAIISADQTIAYGRVMRLIDVVKGQGIAKFALNIEKDVSPAATPAAP, from the coding sequence ATGGCCGGGAGCGCGGGCGACAACGACGAGGAAATCACCGGCATCAACGTCACGCCGCTGGTGGACGTGGTGCTGGTGCTGCTCATCATCTTCATGGTCACCGCGAACTTCATCGTCCGCGAGACGGTGGAGGTGGACCTGCCCCGCGCCGCCAACGGCGGTGAGACGGTGCAGGGCCTGGTGAACGTCGTGCTGGACAAGGAGGGCAAGCTCTACTTCGACGGCGCGGAGGTCACCGAAGCGGACCTGTCCCGCCGCGTGGTGGAGGCCGTCAGCAAGGACAAGGACACGCGCGCCATCATCAGCGCGGACCAGACCATCGCCTACGGCCGCGTGATGCGCCTCATCGACGTGGTGAAGGGCCAGGGCATCGCCAAGTTCGCCCTCAACATCGAGAAGGACGTGTCCCCCGCGGCCACGCCCGCCGCTCCCTAG
- a CDS encoding energy transducer TonB, protein MSQAVLDPSSLSPQRDRSTRFVLGFFLVSLALHAGGFWLLSMMEGRKQVVVQRPVELVMVEVQKPPPPPPPEEKKEEPPPPPKVKPVKPPPIKVAQAPKPPPQTEAPPPPNDTPPPEPQAKPPPLVVGMTMSSTTSAGSFAAPVGNTAYGKANGPAKDPKEVKGYSAPKYVPVYQVDSEPTVASEVKIPYPDEARRAGIEGTVTLSITIDADGKVGTVKVISGPGYGLNEAARDAIRRFRFKPAIKGGEAVATEMKYSYTFLLD, encoded by the coding sequence ATGAGCCAGGCGGTCCTCGACCCTTCCTCCCTGTCGCCCCAGCGGGACCGCTCCACGCGGTTCGTGCTCGGCTTCTTCCTCGTGTCGCTCGCGCTGCACGCGGGCGGCTTCTGGCTGCTGTCCATGATGGAGGGCCGCAAGCAGGTGGTCGTCCAACGTCCGGTGGAGCTGGTCATGGTGGAGGTGCAGAAGCCTCCCCCGCCGCCCCCGCCGGAGGAGAAGAAGGAGGAGCCGCCACCGCCGCCCAAGGTGAAGCCGGTGAAGCCGCCGCCCATCAAGGTCGCGCAGGCGCCCAAGCCCCCGCCCCAGACCGAAGCGCCGCCGCCGCCCAACGACACGCCGCCGCCGGAGCCGCAGGCGAAGCCGCCGCCGCTCGTCGTGGGCATGACCATGTCGTCCACCACCAGCGCGGGCTCCTTCGCCGCGCCCGTGGGCAACACCGCGTACGGCAAGGCCAACGGCCCCGCGAAGGACCCCAAGGAGGTGAAGGGCTACTCGGCGCCGAAGTACGTGCCCGTGTACCAGGTGGACTCCGAGCCCACCGTCGCGTCCGAGGTGAAGATTCCCTACCCGGACGAGGCGCGCCGCGCCGGCATCGAGGGCACGGTGACGCTGTCCATCACCATCGACGCGGACGGCAAGGTGGGCACCGTGAAGGTCATCTCCGGGCCCGGCTACGGCCTCAATGAAGCGGCGCGCGATGCCATCCGGCGCTTCCGCTTCAAGCCCGCCATCAAGGGCGGCGAGGCCGTGGCCACGGAGATGAAGTACTCGTACACGTTCCTGCTGGACTGA